The Longimicrobiaceae bacterium genome segment CCGACGACTTCGCGGGCTCGTCGGGCCAGTTCAACGTCCAGCGCACCATGACCGTTCAGGTGCTGCTCCGGGCGCAGGGAACGCCCCCGCGAAAGGCGGTCGATCCGCTCCGGGTGTGGGTGATCCAGGCGATGATGAACGACCCGACGTGGGGCGGGAAGGCGACCGATACACGCGAAGTCTCGACAGAGTGGGCCGCGAGCCGGGCGGAGGCAGTCTACGCCGACGCGGCCGTGACGTTCGAGATCGTCTACAACACTGCCGGGGACGACCCGGAAACCCAGGAGTAACGCTATGGCCAAGTCTTCTGCTCTCGGGACCATCCTCCGGGTAGAGTCGGATACCTCGGGGGTGTTCACCAAGGTAGGGAACCTGACATCGATCGGGGTGCCCAGCCCCACGAAGCCGCAAATCGACACAACCGACTTCGACTCGGTTGCCGCCGAGTCCATAGCCGGCTTGCCCGACAACGGAGAAGTGACGCTGTCGGGATTCTTCAACTACGCCGACGCGGGTCAGTTGATCCTGATCGGTGACGCGCACGACCCCGACGCGACCGCCCGTGACTTCCAGATCGACTTCACTCGGCAAGACCTGCGCTTCTCGTTCAGCGCCGAGGTGACCTCGTTCGCACCCAACGCGGGCGGACCGGGCGAGGCGTACACGTTCGACGCCACGCTGCGGATTAGCGGATCGGTTATACTCACAACCCCCATTCCTTCGAACTGATCCATTATGGCCCTCGCGGCAAACGTACCCACCGCACAGGTGGAGCTCGATCGCAACCGCACGATCGCATTTACCATCGGCGCCATGCGGCGCGTGAAGGAACTCACCGGCCGGTCCATCACGGCCGGGATCGAGGAGGAGGACGTCGGCCGGGTCGTGTGGGCCATGCTCACCGAGGAGGACCGCGCCGACCTCACCCCGGAGCAGGTGGAGGACATGATCCACCCCGGCAACCTGGGCGCCGTGACCGCCGCCATCGCGCGGCTGAGCGGTGATGCGGAAGGCGCGGAGGGAAACGCCAGACCGGCGGGGAAGGGCAAGCGGAAGACGTAGACCTCGACGCCCTGTGGGCCATCGGAGTCTATGACCTGGGCCTCTCCGACGCGGACTTCTGGGACCTGAGCCTGAGCCTGTTCGGCAGGCTCCTGGAGCGGCACCGGGACCGGATCCGCCGGGAGGACCGAAGGTCGGGAGAAGTGGTCGCGATGCTGGCGAACATCAACCGCGACAGCAAGAAGCACCCGGAGCCTTTTACCTGGCTCGACGTGTTCCCCGAGCACAGAGAGGCGCCGGAGCCGCAGACGGACGAGCAGATGTTCGCCGCAATGCAGATGTGGGCCGCGGCGGCAAACCGCTTAGCTGAGCGAGAGGGCGCGAGTGGCGACTAAGGCGTCAGAGCTTTTCGTTAGGATTTCCGCCGACATCAAAGGCTTCCAGAAATCCATGACCGTCGCGCAGTCGGCGGTCCGGGACCTCGGGAAGCAGATGACGAAGGCCGGAAAGGCGATGACCGCGGGGATCACCGTCCCCCTGGGCGCGCTCGCCGCGCTCACCGTCCGCTCCGCCACGCAGATGGACAGCCTCCGCCGCGCGCTGGATGCGGTGACGGGCAGCGCGGACGAGACAAACCGCCAACTCGAGCGGCTACGGGATCTCGCCAAGGCCCCGGGCCTCGGCTTCAGGGAGGCGATCGAGGGCAGCGTGCGGCTGCAAGCTGTGGGCTTCTCCGCTCAGTTCGCCGAGCGTGTGCTGCGTGAGTTCGCCAACGCGATCGCGCTCACAGGCGGCGGCGCGGAGGATCTGCGCAGTGTCCAGTTCCAGCTCACTCAGCTTGCCGCCAAGGGCCGCGTCCTCTCCGAGGACCTGAAGCCGATTCTGTCCTCCGCCCCGGTGCTCGGGAAGGTGCTGAATGAGGCGTTCGGCACGGTGGACCCGGAGCAGATCCAGAAGCTCGGACTCACGACGGAGGAATTCCTGAACATCCTGCTGGAGCACTTGGAGCGGCTGGACCGCGTCTCCGGCGGCGCGCGCACCTCGTTCGAGAACCTGGCCGACGCCTGGTTTCGCGCCTCGGCCGTAATTGGGGACAAGCTACTGCCCGCAGTGATTCCGCTGGTGGACGGGATCACCGAACTGCTCGGCAAGGTGCGCGAGATCAACCCCGACACCGTCCGCTTTGCCATCGCTATCGCCGCAATGGCCGCCGTGATGGGTCCAGCCGCGATCGCCCTGGGTAGCCTCGCCACCGCTGCCGCCGCGTTCAGCACTGCGCTCGGCGTGGGCCTGCTGCCCCTGATCGTCACCGGCGGCGCCGTGGTGGCCGCGCTCGGCATTCTCGGAGCCAAGTTCCTCGACAACAAGCTCGCGGCCCTGGAGGCGGCTGGCGCGGTCGAGCAATACAAGCAGAGCCTGGTCGGCCTGACGGAAGAGGAGCTCCGGCGGCGCAAGCTGGCGCTTGCCTTCCAGGCCGACGCGCTGCGCAGTCAGATCGCGGACACGCAGCCCTTCCGCACGATCCAGGGGAGCGCGGCCACCCTCGGGCAGTCGGTCCAGATCGTCAACAAGCAGTTCGTGGACCTCAACGCCGAACTGGACCGGGTGCTGCGGCAGTCCATGCAGATCGACGAGGCGCTCGCTCAGTTCGGAGACAAGACCAAGAACACCCTCTCCGCGGCGGCCGACGAGGCGGCGCGTCTTCGGGTGGAACTATCCCGACTATCCCGGCTCGGCGATGTCACCCCCTCCGTCGCGATCACCGAGGGCGGCCCCAGCGCCGTGGAGCGCATTATCGCCAACAACGAGCGCAGGCGTCGGGCGCAGGAGGAGCGCAGGCGGGAATTTGAAGGGCTCGGCGGCTCCCTGGAGACGATCCAGCTTCCCG includes the following:
- a CDS encoding tape measure protein, which codes for MTVAQSAVRDLGKQMTKAGKAMTAGITVPLGALAALTVRSATQMDSLRRALDAVTGSADETNRQLERLRDLAKAPGLGFREAIEGSVRLQAVGFSAQFAERVLREFANAIALTGGGAEDLRSVQFQLTQLAAKGRVLSEDLKPILSSAPVLGKVLNEAFGTVDPEQIQKLGLTTEEFLNILLEHLERLDRVSGGARTSFENLADAWFRASAVIGDKLLPAVIPLVDGITELLGKVREINPDTVRFAIAIAAMAAVMGPAAIALGSLATAAAAFSTALGVGLLPLIVTGGAVVAALGILGAKFLDNKLAALEAAGAVEQYKQSLVGLTEEELRRRKLALAFQADALRSQIADTQPFRTIQGSAATLGQSVQIVNKQFVDLNAELDRVLRQSMQIDEALAQFGDKTKNTLSAAADEAARLRVELSRLSRLGDVTPSVAITEGGPSAVERIIANNERRRRAQEERRREFEGLGGSLETIQLPARAEAAAPEQAGGFLSQISSQVGTQIMGLVAKFGPLAAVAAALKPAFEGLMEVLRPVLDTLAEPLKIIGQLIGSQLAPTLKLLAPPLRLLAKIASYVSEAFGLLVRAVGKAIDALPFVSAKGIINAGQEMIDAARSARRALEDTSEGVEDMGEAVDAFTESVTNQARIVNLNLLRLRASNAGGGGGGGGSGGGGRRPPLDIPGARPPLPVDPEGPGEIPPFMREHDSPHSRRGEVNIGTVNIQAAPGDDGETLWRKFSRTLKEKVASGEVTELQLAVRAR